CCCATATATTCCAAGGAGCACCTACTGCTCTTGTTGCAACTACCATTACTACCGGAACTCTACTCCCTGCAACCCACCAGGTCATTTCGTGCATGTAAAGAAGTCCTTGAGATGCCGTAGCAGTAAAAGCCCTAACTCCTGCAACTGCTGCACCGAAAGTTGAAGCCATTGCAGCGTGTTCGCTTTCAACCCTTATGATTTCAGCCTCAAGCTCTCCGTTAGCTTTCATTTCAGCCAATTTCTCAATAATAGAAGTCTGTGGAGTTATTGGATATATCCCTACCACTCCTACTCTTGCTAACTTAACTGCTAAAGCAACTGCCTCATTTCCGGAAATTGTCTTCATCATTGCTCCATCACCATGCTTATCGCCTTTACTGGGCATACTGACGCACATACACCGCATCCTTTGCAGTATTCATAGTCAACGTAAACTCCGTTGTCGACGTGGATGGTCGTTTCTGGACACCAGAGGTAACAAGCTTTACATTGGATACACTTTTCTCTTGAGATTACTGGTCTTACTACTCTCCAATTGCCCGTCTTTCCTCCAGCCCCTTTGTCGGGGACTGAGATGGGGAAATATTGGTAATCATACTGCAAGTTGGTACACCTCCGAGACTATTTTATAAGCGATTTCTGCCCCTCTCTTATTTAGCTCTGCCGATTTTCCTTCAAATTCTTCATCTATTGCCTCGTTAAGGGATGTTAAGGAAAGGTTGATTATTCTAGCTAAAGCCCCCAGCATTATGACATTCACCATAGGCCATCCTGACTTGACTAGACCTATATCTCTGGCTATTTTATAGGCGTCAATAGCGAAAGTAGTGAAAGGAATGTTAGCGTTTTTTGCGTTTATCAAAACTTTTCCTTCCCTCTTAAGCCCCCTCAATGGGTTTGAAATATTCAGGAGTGTAGGATCTATGATGACTATAATGTCGGGATTTTCGATAGGAGAAGTAAGCCTAATAGGCTGGTCTGAGATCCTACAGTACGCCTCTATTTCCGCACCTCTCCTCTCAGCACCATAGATGGGGAATGCAGATGACCATAAGCCCTGCTTGCCTGCCGCAACTGCGAGAAGTTCAGCTGAAGTAACAACTCCTTGTCCTCCTCTTCCGTGAAAGCGTATCTCAAGCGATAGTCTCACCGAATTTATTATTTGTTATTTAACTTAATAAATGTTTATAATAAAAACTTCAATAATTAGGAATTCCATAGTATATAACCTTTTTAAAGAACTCTACTCTGTGATTAACTTCTGAATATATTGCTAAGACAAAAGCTATAATCGACAACGGTGCAAATACGAAAGAGAGGACGATCAAGACAATATATGGTATGTTAAACAATGTCCTTTCATGTGTGTTAAATTTCTTCGCCTTTTCATGTGCAGTAATTATTTCTAGAGCACCCACTAAAACACCTACTGCGATAAAAACTACGTCATGAGTAAAGAAGTAAGCCAGAGGAAGTACTACAGTGAGCCCAGAACCTATAAAGGATATCGGCGTATCAGCATTATACCAAGAAGGCCTACTCTTCAACATGTAAATCATTATTGATGAAGCTACTCCTAAAGCTAAGAGTACTTCTGCTACGTAATATGCCGGTGAGTAAACCAAATCTAGTGCGAAGAAAGGTATTGAAAGGAGGGAGAATATAACTTCCCTGCTAAGCCAGGAGTTCTTTAGGCCGTAGATCATTTTTAAAGACCTAGAGAAGAACTTTGAGTGATTAATGGAGAGGAGCAGAGTAACTAAAAGGAGGACTATGGAGATAGGAGCATAGTAAGGTAACCTAAGAAGTGAGTAGAAGAGTGCTACCTCACTGCCTATTGTGAAGGAGAGGAGCCCTAAATAGTTCTTCTCCTCTTTCTCCTTAACGTATTCTCCTTCTATTTTTCCTTCCTTAGGCGTTATGATCTTAAAGTTTGGTTTAGTTATTTCAAAGGGCGGTAAATAATCTACTTGGTTTCCTCCTTCGATCCAACCGAAAGCTAACGCTCCCGTAGGACAAGCCTCAACACAGTACGGCATACCGTTGCCCAGTCTGCTCATACATAGGTCGCACTTTGTCATGGAATCTTTACCCATTTCCAATGCCTCATAGGGACAAGCCCAAGTGCAGTAACCACAACCTATACATTTCTCCTTCGCAATGTGTACTATCCCGTTATCCTCTTTCTCTATTGCATCAGTTGGGCAAACGTCCATGCATTTCGGGTCTCTGCAGTGATTGCACGCAATTGAAAGTGCTGTTTTGTAACCGTCTATTTGGAAAACTGGTAATTTCCTCCAATGATAACCGTAAGCCTGGGTGCAGGCGTTTACGCAAGCATTACATAGGATACACTTGTTGTGGTCAAAAATGAAACCTAACTGTCTCTCCATAAGGTAAAATTAGTAATGATAGATATTAAACTTTATTATATAAAGAAATAATAGAATGTTATGGAAACGAATTTTTATAGGCAGGCATTGATTAGAAATTTTTTATCTATAATTGCATTATCTGATGATATAAAGTATCAAGTGAAAACTCAGCTTTCTGTAGATAAAAACAGGGAAAGAGTATGCGGTTTAACAAAGGAAGAACTTGAAAAATATCTTGAGGAGGTTGAATTCATTGTAGGTCAGATCGACAGAAAAGAGGAGATAGTTGATGGGATATTAGAGGAGTGTAGATCTTTTGATGAAATGTAGTCTGAGTTTGAACTGCTTTCTTGGTCAATCTAAACACTAGATTTTGAGCTTAATGGAGAATTTATGCGCTCAGTAAGTAGGTCTGTCGAGAGTCTTTTTCATTACTTCCATGATGAACTCTGGAGTTATGGGAACTTCTATGTAGTCAAGATTAACGTTGAAGTAGTCCTCTATTGCGTTAACTATAGCAGCAACAGGCACTGTGGCACCCCCCTCTGCAACTCCCTTAGTCCCAAGAGGAGTAAAAGGAGAAGGAGTTTCCGTGTGGAAGATCCTCAGTCTTGGAGACTCTAAGATTGAAGGTATTAGATAGTCTGAAAAGTTAATCTGTAAAGGATTTCCGTTCTCGTCGTATTTAACTCCCTCCATTAAAGACGCCCCAACGCCCATTATAGTCCCGCCCATTATTTGACCGTCTACAATTACGGGATTTATCATGTTACCGCAGTCGCTCAAAACGACGTAGTCCAGCACCTTAACTTCTCCCGTATCCTCTACCTTAATCCTCACTGCATGAGCGTTAACCCCGTAAGTTGAGGAAAAATTGACTCTCCTTTTATCGTCTGCAACGTTAACGTTAGGGGATTTCATGACGTATGAAGTCTCTAACCCTATGTCGCCGTCAATTATTACCTTATTATATATAATGTTTGCAATTTCTCCTATTTTATACTGTTTTCCGTTTACTTTAACTATTCCCTTCTCTATGCTAACTTCATCCTTTTCAACGTTAAATGCCTTTGCAGTTAATTCCCTTATTTTTTCCTTCAACTTCTGTAATGCCCCATAAACTGCCGATATCGTAACTACAGAAAACCTACTACCGTAAAATCCGGTTCCTGGAGGACCGTCAGTATCTCCCAATACTACCCTTACGTTTTCTGGAGGTATACCTAAATCTTCTGACACAACCTGGGCTATGGAAGTCTCATGACCTGTACCCATGGAGTTCGTGCTAACTACTACAGTCACTTCTCCACCGCTGTCCATCTTAATGTAGACTCCTTCATAATACGGAGTTCTTCCCTTACCTACAAGACTTTGAAACGCTAGGGAAGAACCGGGTTCAAGTGCGAAAGCTATTCCAAGACCTCTTCCTCCCTGCTTTATCTCCTTCATCAAAAGTCTCAAGCTATTAGTGTAATCCCCACTGTCGTAAACAGCACCGGTTATCGTGGTAAAAGGAGTTGACTTTATGAAATTTTTATACCTAATTTCGTCTTGCCCTATGCCGAGCTTCCTTGCAACTGAGCTTACTAGGTTTTCTAAGACTAAGACTGCCGGAGGAATTCCAAGACCTCTGTAAGGACCGGTAGGGGGCTTGTTAGTGAGCACTCCTTTTACTTTAAACCTCAAGAACTTCATGTCGTAAGCTCCGGTGAGGTGGTAAATTTGCCTTAATATTGGCAAGGGTTGGTAGGTGTGGAGATAAGCTCCGAAATCCTCTATTTGAAACACGTCCATTCCTAGCAGTTTATCTCCCTTATACAATATCCTTGCTTTGTAAATCCTGTCTGGGCCTTGCACTGTCATTATATTTTCAGTCCTCGTCTCTATGTATTTTACCGGTCTTTTTGTTACAATTGAAGCTAGGGAAGCAAGGACTAATGGCTTTAAGAATATCTTCCCTCCGAAACCTCCTCCGCTGTCAGGAACTATTATCCTAATTTTACTCCTAGGTATGTTGAAGACTATGCTTAATGCAGTTCTGAAGACTTGAGGTACTTGAGTATTTGCATAAACTGTTAGAGAGTTTTCCGCAGGAGAGTAGTCTGCAATGACTCCGTTTGTTTCAATAGGTGAAGGGCATATTCTATTGATTCGAAAAGTCTTTTCCAAATATTCGTAATCATTGGGTTCATCTCCATATACGAAAGCGTCGTCGTATGCAATATTTGTCCCGAAGTCCTCGTGAACTAACTCCTTATCTTCCATTGCCTTTATCGGATCTACGATAGGTGGGAGAGGTTCGTATTCAACGTATTCTTCTGCATCTTCTACTTCATACCTATCCCTTGCCGTGACCAACGCTATAGGTTCTCCCACATATCTTGCTTCCTTATAAGCTAAAGGATATTCCTTAGGCGCTTTAGGAGCGAAGAAATTCGGTAAAGGGTTTGTCAAGTCCATTACTTCCTCTTGGGTTATTACATTCTCAGAGCTTTTTACGTAAAATTTAGCCCTTGCGTATTGTGACCTAATAACTCCTAAGTAAAGCATTCCAGGCAGTTGAATGTCATCGACGAATTTCCCTTTGCCGGTCAGAAACTTTGGATCCTCTACCCTCCTCAAATTTCTACACCCAACTTTTTCCTTATTAAGAACTTCGCTGCAGAAAGCCTCTGAATGTCGTTAGTTCCTTCGTAAGTCTTCAATATTTGTAGATCTCTAAGCATCCTTTCCAAACCAGTAGCCTCAGCTACTCCGTAACCGCCGAAAACTCTCATTGCCCTCAGTACTATCCTTTCTACTGCCTCAGTTGAGAAGAACTTGGCAAGTGAGGCTACAACTACGTAATCCTCTCCTTTTAAGTTTCCCGCCCAGTAAGTTATTAGCCTAGAAGTGTAAAGATCTGCCAACGATTCTGAAATGTGTTGTTGGACGTTTTGGAATGAGGCTATTTTCTGTCCGAAGGAGTTCCTCTGGATTGAGTATTCTATCATCTTCTCTAAAGCAGCTTGACCGATTCCTACTGCTTGCGCTGAGACTAAGGTCCTTGCGTAGTCAAAGGAAGATACTGCATACTTGAATCCCATGCCTTCTTCTCCCAGTAAGTTTTCTGCAGGAACTTTAGCTTCATTGAAAGATATTTCAGCAGTGTGAGATGCTTTTAATCCCGTAGTTCCTATCCTTCCTTCTACTTTTACGTTGTCCTTCTCTATAATAAACATGGATATTCCTTTCCACCTAGGGTTTCCTGCAGAAGTCCTTGCAGTAACTAAGTAATAGTCAGCTATATCTCCGTTTGTTATGAATATTTTCTTTCCATTAATTACGAAGTGATCGTTGACTTTTTTTGCAGTAGTCTGTATCCCTGCAACGTCAGTTCCTGCGTTCGGCTCAGTGTTAGCGAACGCTGCAATTTTCTCTCCTTTAGCTACTTCTGTGACATAATTCTTTTTCTGCTCCTCATTTCCGAAAGTAAGTATTGCGTGGGTGAACATCCAATTGATTAGGAAGAAAGTAGCAAATGATGACCATACCCTGCTAATTTCTTCGGAGGCTATTATGTTATACAAGTAATCTCCCCCTTGTCCTCCGTATTCAGTAGGGACATCGAGGCCGTAGAGGCCTATTTCTCTAGCCTTAATTTTTAATTCTTGCGGTATGTCCTTTTCTCTTTCTCCCTTCTCAACTAGAGGTGAAACTTCTCTATCGCAGAATTCCCTTATTGCATTCCTAAATATCTCGTGGTCCTGGGTTATGTTTACCTTAAATTCCTCGATGCTATTAAATGGAAATACCATATGATAATATCGTAATCCGGTTATTTTAAGTTTATTAGATTACCTGCTCTATTTATAAAATAAAGTATATAATTAGTAAATAACAGATTGAACCTCTTCTATAATATCAATGGTTATAACTTTTGTAAGTAAATTTTGATTTCAGAAAATTTATTTTGTTAAATAGTGATTGGCTTACTACATTTTAAAAGAGAATTGTATAATTTAAGCGCATCTGAAGACGTAACTCAAAGTTTTTTAGATATTAAGAGAAATAGATATTATGACTTTCGAACCGGATAATGAATGGGTCGAGAACAGTAACGTTTACGCGTTCATGACAAACAAAGGGCTTGCTAACTTAGATCAATTCATAAAATATACTTATGAAAACTATAAATTCTGGGAAGAGTTCGTAGATTTAATTAATTTGAAATTTTATAAAAAGCATGAGAGAATCCTAGATCTTTCAGACGGAAAACAATGGGCAAAGTGGTTTGTAGGAGGTAAGTTAAACATAGGAGACCAAATTCCAGAAAGCTCCGAAGTATTCATAAAATGGATGGATGAAAATCTAAATTCTAGGAAAGTAACTTACAGTGAAGTACTTAGCGAGGCAAAGGCAATCTCCAGCTGGCTGAAGAAGATTGGACTAAAGAAGGGGGATAGAGTTGCGATATACATGCCAATGATTCCGGAAATTGTTTCAGTAATGTTGGGCGTTATAAGGGCTGGTATGGTAATTGTTCCTCTATTCTCAGGATTTGGACCGGAGCCTATAAGAGTTAGAGTAGAGGACAGCGAGGCAAAGGTAATATTTACTGTAGATAAGAGTATTAGAAAAGGCAAGGAAGTGGACATGCTTAGCAATCTTGAAGGAATTAATGCTGATAAAGTAGTGCTGAACCGTTCTGGAATAAAGGGAGATTTCCACGATTATAAAGACGTCATAAGGACTGGGGGAGACGGGCTAGAACATACAGATTCCGAAGATCCTATGATGATAATATATACTTCTGGTACTACAGGAAAACCTAAGGGTTGCGTTCATACTCACGACGGCTTTCCGATAAAGTCTTCTGCTGATATATATTTCCAGTTTGACATGAAGAAAGGTGAAACGCTTATGTGGATTTCAGACATGGGCTGGATGATGGGACCTTGGAACCTGTTCGGTGCCCTTCTGCTAAAAGGTAAGATGGGGATGATTGAAGGCTATACGGACGGGAGAGTTATATCCAAGTATATAGAGGATATGAAAGTCGATATTTTAGGGCTTTCAGCAAGCTTAGTTAGATTATTGAGGAGTACGGATAATAGCATAAAGTTAGACGTTAGGCTTACTGGAAATACTGGAGAACCCATAGATCCGGAGAGTTGGTATTGGTTGTTTACTCATTCCGAGAATAAGCCTGTTATAAATTATTCTGGAGGGACTGAGATTTCCGGAGGTATCCTTGGTAATTACGTGATAAACAAGATAAAGCCGTCATCATTTAACGGTGCGTCTCCTGGAATTCACGCTTCAGTATTTACTGAAGATGGGAAGGAAGCTCCACCAAATACGGAAGGAGAGCTCGTTATTCTGAGCGTGTGGCCTGGAATGACCAGAGGTTTCTGGAGGAGTCCAGAGAGATACATAGAGACGTATTGGTCGAGGTGGGAGGACGTTTGGGTTCACGGGGATTTAGCCATCAAAGATAATGAAGGCTATTTTTACATTGTAGGTAGAAGTGACGATACAATAAAAGTTTCCGGAAAAAGAGTAGGTCCTGCAGAAATAGAGAGCGTCATAAATTCCCACCCTGAAGTAGTGGAATCTGCATGCATTGGAGTACCAGACCCTGTAAAGGGAGAAAAAATTATATGTTTTGCAGTGCCTAGGGGTAACGTAAGCGGAGATGAATTGCTAAAATACGCTGAAGAAAAGTTGGGTAAAGCGTTTTCACCGTCAGAAGTGAAAATAGTTGGAGAGCTACCAAAAACGAGGAACGCTAAAATAATGCGCAGGTTAATAAGGGCTATTTACTTAAATAAATCATTAGGGGACACTTCTTCCCTTGAGAATCCATCATCACTGGATGAAATAAAAAAGGTAATTAGAAGATAGAAAAAGAAGAAATAAGTAGTTCTTCTATTTAAATTACTTGATTTTCTTTCCTTATTTTTTCTAAAGTCTTTAAAGCCTCATTGACGTGATTTGCGGGATTTAATTGTGATTTATACACATGCCTTATAATCCCTTTTTTATCGATTACGAAAGTCACTCTGTCAGGTAATATGAAACCTTTAGCGCCGTATAACTCCCTTATCCTCTGGTCTGGGTCACTAATTAAAATGAAAGGAAGTTTGTATTTCTCCTTAAACCTCTTGTGAGACTCTACGTTGTCTGAACTTACTCCTATTACTACTACGTCATAATCCTTAAGCAAATCCCAGTTGTCCCTAAACGCGCAAGCTTCTCTAGTACACCCTGGAGTATCATCCTTAGGATAAAAATAGAGCACAATATTACTCTTTCCTAAGAAATCTTCAAGGGATATTTTATCCCCGTTGTCTGTCACTCCTTCAAATATAGGTGCCTTATTTCCAACTTTTACCATAAATAGATATATCTTTCTAAATTAAAAAAGTTAATTAAGAATAAGATTATTCGAATGGGCTCTTCTTTAGCTCTTCTTTAAGTTCCTCCAATATTTTCGCGTCATCTAAGGTAGAAATATCTCCCGGATTCTCATCGTTGACTACAGCCTTTAACAGCCTCCTCATAATTTTCCCGCTCTTGGTTTTAGGCAACTTCTTAATGAACACTATCCTATTTACAATGTATCCTGCGTTCCTGCAATAGTTCTTAATGTCATTCCTCAGTTCGTCTCCTGGCTCAACTCCTTGCTTTGGAACTACGAATGCTACAATATTACTCCCTTGTCCTATTACTGCTGCCTCAGCTACTTGAGGGTGTGAAACTATTACGCTCTCAACTTCCAAAGTCCCTATCCTCTCCGTTTCGGACTTAATTACGTCATCTGCTCTACCTAGTACGTAAAGGTAACCTTCTTCGTCTACGTAACCGTAATC
This genomic interval from Acidianus sp. HS-5 contains the following:
- a CDS encoding 4Fe-4S dicluster domain-containing protein, producing MERQLGFIFDHNKCILCNACVNACTQAYGYHWRKLPVFQIDGYKTALSIACNHCRDPKCMDVCPTDAIEKEDNGIVHIAKEKCIGCGYCTWACPYEALEMGKDSMTKCDLCMSRLGNGMPYCVEACPTGALAFGWIEGGNQVDYLPPFEITKPNFKIITPKEGKIEGEYVKEKEEKNYLGLLSFTIGSEVALFYSLLRLPYYAPISIVLLLVTLLLSINHSKFFSRSLKMIYGLKNSWLSREVIFSLLSIPFFALDLVYSPAYYVAEVLLALGVASSIMIYMLKSRPSWYNADTPISFIGSGLTVVLPLAYFFTHDVVFIAVGVLVGALEIITAHEKAKKFNTHERTLFNIPYIVLIVLSFVFAPLSIIAFVLAIYSEVNHRVEFFKKVIYYGIPNY
- a CDS encoding xanthine dehydrogenase family protein molybdopterin-binding subunit, with amino-acid sequence MRRVEDPKFLTGKGKFVDDIQLPGMLYLGVIRSQYARAKFYVKSSENVITQEEVMDLTNPLPNFFAPKAPKEYPLAYKEARYVGEPIALVTARDRYEVEDAEEYVEYEPLPPIVDPIKAMEDKELVHEDFGTNIAYDDAFVYGDEPNDYEYLEKTFRINRICPSPIETNGVIADYSPAENSLTVYANTQVPQVFRTALSIVFNIPRSKIRIIVPDSGGGFGGKIFLKPLVLASLASIVTKRPVKYIETRTENIMTVQGPDRIYKARILYKGDKLLGMDVFQIEDFGAYLHTYQPLPILRQIYHLTGAYDMKFLRFKVKGVLTNKPPTGPYRGLGIPPAVLVLENLVSSVARKLGIGQDEIRYKNFIKSTPFTTITGAVYDSGDYTNSLRLLMKEIKQGGRGLGIAFALEPGSSLAFQSLVGKGRTPYYEGVYIKMDSGGEVTVVVSTNSMGTGHETSIAQVVSEDLGIPPENVRVVLGDTDGPPGTGFYGSRFSVVTISAVYGALQKLKEKIRELTAKAFNVEKDEVSIEKGIVKVNGKQYKIGEIANIIYNKVIIDGDIGLETSYVMKSPNVNVADDKRRVNFSSTYGVNAHAVRIKVEDTGEVKVLDYVVLSDCGNMINPVIVDGQIMGGTIMGVGASLMEGVKYDENGNPLQINFSDYLIPSILESPRLRIFHTETPSPFTPLGTKGVAEGGATVPVAAIVNAIEDYFNVNLDYIEVPITPEFIMEVMKKTLDRPTY
- a CDS encoding 4Fe-4S binding protein gives rise to the protein MQYDYQYFPISVPDKGAGGKTGNWRVVRPVISREKCIQCKACYLWCPETTIHVDNGVYVDYEYCKGCGVCASVCPVKAISMVMEQ
- a CDS encoding acyl-CoA dehydrogenase family protein, encoding MVFPFNSIEEFKVNITQDHEIFRNAIREFCDREVSPLVEKGEREKDIPQELKIKAREIGLYGLDVPTEYGGQGGDYLYNIIASEEISRVWSSFATFFLINWMFTHAILTFGNEEQKKNYVTEVAKGEKIAAFANTEPNAGTDVAGIQTTAKKVNDHFVINGKKIFITNGDIADYYLVTARTSAGNPRWKGISMFIIEKDNVKVEGRIGTTGLKASHTAEISFNEAKVPAENLLGEEGMGFKYAVSSFDYARTLVSAQAVGIGQAALEKMIEYSIQRNSFGQKIASFQNVQQHISESLADLYTSRLITYWAGNLKGEDYVVVASLAKFFSTEAVERIVLRAMRVFGGYGVAEATGLERMLRDLQILKTYEGTNDIQRLSAAKFLIRKKLGVEI
- a CDS encoding peroxiredoxin, whose protein sequence is MVKVGNKAPIFEGVTDNGDKISLEDFLGKSNIVLYFYPKDDTPGCTREACAFRDNWDLLKDYDVVVIGVSSDNVESHKRFKEKYKLPFILISDPDQRIRELYGAKGFILPDRVTFVIDKKGIIRHVYKSQLNPANHVNEALKTLEKIRKENQVI
- a CDS encoding 2-oxoacid:acceptor oxidoreductase family protein; translated protein: MRLSLEIRFHGRGGQGVVTSAELLAVAAGKQGLWSSAFPIYGAERRGAEIEAYCRISDQPIRLTSPIENPDIIVIIDPTLLNISNPLRGLKREGKVLINAKNANIPFTTFAIDAYKIARDIGLVKSGWPMVNVIMLGALARIINLSLTSLNEAIDEEFEGKSAELNKRGAEIAYKIVSEVYQLAV
- a CDS encoding AMP-binding protein, with product MTFEPDNEWVENSNVYAFMTNKGLANLDQFIKYTYENYKFWEEFVDLINLKFYKKHERILDLSDGKQWAKWFVGGKLNIGDQIPESSEVFIKWMDENLNSRKVTYSEVLSEAKAISSWLKKIGLKKGDRVAIYMPMIPEIVSVMLGVIRAGMVIVPLFSGFGPEPIRVRVEDSEAKVIFTVDKSIRKGKEVDMLSNLEGINADKVVLNRSGIKGDFHDYKDVIRTGGDGLEHTDSEDPMMIIYTSGTTGKPKGCVHTHDGFPIKSSADIYFQFDMKKGETLMWISDMGWMMGPWNLFGALLLKGKMGMIEGYTDGRVISKYIEDMKVDILGLSASLVRLLRSTDNSIKLDVRLTGNTGEPIDPESWYWLFTHSENKPVINYSGGTEISGGILGNYVINKIKPSSFNGASPGIHASVFTEDGKEAPPNTEGELVILSVWPGMTRGFWRSPERYIETYWSRWEDVWVHGDLAIKDNEGYFYIVGRSDDTIKVSGKRVGPAEIESVINSHPEVVESACIGVPDPVKGEKIICFAVPRGNVSGDELLKYAEEKLGKAFSPSEVKIVGELPKTRNAKIMRRLIRAIYLNKSLGDTSSLENPSSLDEIKKVIRR